A genomic window from Candidatus Bathyarchaeota archaeon includes:
- a CDS encoding CDC48 family AAA ATPase, translated as MSQVTLRVAEAQSRDVGRGIARIDPKGSSEMGLSAGDVVEIHGKKKTAAIYWPGYPEDNGKGIIRIDGYTRNNGGAGIDEKVDVKKVEAKEANKITIAPTEPLRITGGEEYLKQLLENRVITRGDLLPLLIMGRRVNLVVTAVQPPSAAVLVVPSTQIVLSDKPAKVSETEIPKISYEDIGGLTDEIKKVREMIELPLRYPELFERLGVEAPKGVLLHGPPGTGKTLLAKAVASETNANFSSISGPEIISKFYGESEGRLREIFDAAQENAPSIIFIDEIDSIAPKREEVTGEVEKRVVSQLLSLMDGLQGRGKVVVIGATNRPNALDSALRRPGRFDREIEIGVPNKDGRLQVLQIHTRGMPLAEDVDLTKLANVTHGFVGADLEALSKEAALHALRRILPEIDFEAESIPAEILNKIIVDMNDFQESLKEIEPSAMREVLVEVPNVKWTDIGGLEEVKEELQEAIEWPLKYPEIFAYMNTAPPKGVLLYGPPGTGKTLLAKAAANESEANFISIKGPEVLSKWVGESEKAVREVFRKARQAAPTIIFFDELDSITPVRGTSCGSSQVTERVISQFLTELDGLEELKDVVVIGATNRIDIVDPALLRPGRFDRLLNVPVPDLDGRKAILKIHLEKKPLVDDVKIDLLAEKTDGYSGADLASLANTTAMLVIKEHIAKSKTLEKAKENLKDLKISMKDFEKTLEKMKPSTKQVQKNLTI; from the coding sequence ATGTCACAAGTAACTTTACGTGTAGCTGAAGCCCAATCCCGTGATGTGGGTCGAGGCATAGCAAGAATTGACCCAAAGGGCAGTTCTGAAATGGGTCTTTCCGCTGGAGACGTTGTTGAAATCCACGGAAAGAAAAAAACTGCAGCAATTTATTGGCCCGGGTACCCCGAAGACAATGGAAAGGGCATCATCCGCATCGACGGATACACCAGAAATAATGGTGGTGCAGGAATCGATGAAAAAGTCGATGTAAAAAAGGTTGAAGCCAAAGAAGCAAACAAGATTACGATTGCTCCAACAGAACCCTTGCGAATTACTGGTGGAGAAGAATACCTTAAACAACTCCTAGAAAACCGGGTAATTACTCGAGGTGACCTGCTTCCGTTATTGATAATGGGTCGCAGAGTAAACCTTGTAGTAACGGCTGTTCAGCCACCATCAGCAGCAGTTTTAGTGGTTCCTTCAACTCAAATAGTGTTAAGCGACAAACCTGCCAAAGTTTCAGAAACAGAAATTCCAAAAATCTCCTATGAAGACATCGGCGGCTTAACTGATGAAATCAAAAAAGTACGCGAAATGATTGAACTGCCTTTGCGTTATCCAGAACTCTTTGAACGTTTAGGTGTAGAAGCTCCCAAAGGAGTACTATTACATGGACCTCCAGGAACCGGCAAAACTTTGTTAGCAAAAGCAGTAGCTAGCGAAACAAACGCCAACTTTTCCAGTATAAGCGGTCCAGAAATAATAAGCAAATTCTACGGTGAAAGCGAAGGACGCCTACGCGAAATCTTTGATGCCGCCCAAGAAAATGCGCCAAGCATAATATTCATTGACGAAATCGATTCCATCGCCCCCAAACGAGAAGAAGTAACCGGGGAAGTAGAAAAACGAGTAGTTTCACAGCTTTTGTCCCTTATGGACGGACTGCAGGGCAGAGGCAAAGTAGTAGTTATCGGAGCAACCAACCGACCAAATGCGTTAGATTCTGCTCTGCGCCGACCTGGCCGTTTCGATCGTGAAATCGAAATTGGAGTACCTAATAAAGATGGGCGTTTGCAAGTGTTGCAGATTCACACCCGGGGTATGCCCCTCGCTGAAGATGTGGACTTGACTAAGTTAGCTAATGTTACCCACGGTTTTGTTGGTGCAGACCTAGAAGCCTTAAGCAAAGAAGCTGCCCTTCATGCCCTTAGGCGAATACTGCCTGAGATTGACTTTGAAGCAGAAAGCATACCCGCAGAGATTCTCAATAAGATTATTGTAGACATGAACGATTTCCAAGAATCCCTCAAAGAGATTGAACCCTCGGCAATGCGTGAAGTCTTGGTTGAAGTTCCCAACGTCAAATGGACTGACATCGGAGGCCTAGAAGAAGTCAAAGAAGAACTTCAAGAAGCAATCGAGTGGCCACTAAAGTATCCTGAAATCTTTGCTTACATGAACACCGCTCCACCAAAGGGAGTACTATTGTATGGTCCACCTGGAACCGGCAAAACATTACTGGCAAAAGCAGCTGCAAACGAAAGCGAAGCTAACTTCATCAGCATCAAAGGTCCCGAAGTTCTAAGCAAATGGGTCGGAGAATCTGAAAAAGCGGTAAGGGAAGTCTTCCGAAAAGCCCGACAAGCAGCCCCAACTATCATATTCTTTGATGAGTTGGATTCGATCACTCCTGTTCGTGGCACAAGTTGCGGCAGTTCACAAGTAACCGAGCGAGTAATCAGCCAGTTCTTGACTGAACTTGATGGTCTTGAAGAACTTAAAGACGTTGTAGTAATCGGAGCAACAAACAGAATCGACATCGTAGATCCAGCATTGCTACGTCCTGGACGATTTGACCGATTGTTGAACGTTCCTGTCCCTGACTTGGATGGACGAAAAGCAATACTAAAGATTCACTTAGAGAAAAAGCCCCTAGTAGATGACGTGAAAATTGATCTCTTAGCAGAAAAAACCGATGGATACTCCGGAGCCGACCTTGCATCCTTAGCTAACACAACTGCGATGCTAGTCATAAAAGAGCACATAGCCAAAAGCAAAACCTTAGAAAAAGCCAAAGAAAATCTCAAAGACCTCAAAATCAGCATGAAAGACTTCGAAAAAACTCTAGAAAAAATGAAGCCATCAACAAAGCAGGTCCAAAAAAACTTAACAATCTAG
- a CDS encoding DNA helicase UvrD, giving the protein MRVIADLHIHSRFSRATSQNMTIDEITHYSKIKGLTLVGTGDFTHPTWFNELSEELSEVSGTNLYCSATKPESPVRYMLTAEVCTTYYVNEKNKRIHHVIFTPNLETASQINDRLKQYGDLTVDGRPFLEMTSAQLVEEIMQVSNQNEVIPAHVWTPWFSLFGAFSGFDTVEDCYEDMTKHIHALETGLSSDPPMNWRLSTLDRFTLISNSDCHSHWPWRIGREANVFELPKLTYMEIVETLRKKDNKRFKFTIETDPAYGKYHWSGHRKCKVSFSPAEAIKYGNICPECGRKLTRGVDQRIEELADRPADYVPENPIGYKRLLPLHEIIKAVLGVSSPATKKVWAIYDSLIEKFGDEYSVLIDAPQEEMNAVVEPRIADAIVRVREEKAHVTPGYDGVYGELVLFDEKQTENTAVVPPEQPKQKSMFDFM; this is encoded by the coding sequence TTGAGGGTTATTGCTGATCTTCATATTCATAGCAGATTTAGTCGTGCCACAAGCCAGAACATGACCATAGATGAGATTACGCATTATTCAAAAATTAAAGGCTTAACCCTTGTTGGCACGGGAGATTTTACCCACCCAACTTGGTTTAATGAGTTGTCTGAAGAGTTATCTGAAGTTTCAGGCACCAATTTGTATTGTTCAGCTACTAAACCTGAGTCCCCTGTTCGTTACATGTTAACTGCAGAAGTTTGCACAACCTATTACGTAAATGAAAAAAACAAACGAATTCACCACGTGATTTTCACGCCTAACCTTGAAACTGCCTCCCAAATCAATGATCGACTAAAACAGTATGGCGACCTTACTGTTGATGGCAGACCTTTTCTTGAGATGACCTCTGCCCAGCTGGTGGAAGAAATCATGCAAGTCAGTAACCAAAATGAGGTTATTCCGGCTCACGTTTGGACTCCTTGGTTTAGTTTGTTTGGAGCATTTAGTGGCTTTGACACCGTAGAAGACTGCTACGAAGACATGACTAAACATATTCATGCCTTGGAAACTGGGCTTTCTTCTGATCCGCCGATGAATTGGAGACTAAGTACTCTAGACCGTTTCACGTTGATTTCTAACAGTGACTGCCATAGCCATTGGCCTTGGAGAATTGGACGTGAAGCTAACGTTTTCGAATTACCCAAATTAACTTATATGGAAATAGTTGAGACCCTTCGCAAAAAAGACAACAAACGCTTCAAGTTTACTATTGAAACTGACCCCGCTTACGGAAAATATCATTGGTCTGGTCACAGAAAATGTAAGGTTTCCTTTTCCCCTGCAGAAGCAATAAAGTACGGTAATATCTGTCCAGAGTGTGGCAGAAAACTCACCCGAGGCGTAGACCAAAGAATTGAAGAGCTAGCAGACCGTCCAGCAGATTACGTTCCAGAAAATCCCATAGGTTACAAGCGGTTGTTACCTTTGCATGAAATAATAAAAGCTGTATTGGGGGTAAGCTCACCTGCCACAAAGAAAGTTTGGGCAATTTACGACTCGTTAATTGAAAAGTTTGGTGATGAATACTCTGTTCTAATTGATGCACCCCAAGAAGAAATGAATGCAGTTGTTGAGCCACGGATTGCTGATGCAATTGTTCGAGTACGGGAAGAAAAAGCCCACGTTACTCCCGGGTATGACGGGGTCTATGGGGAGCTTGTTCTTTTTGACGAAAAACAAACAGAAAATACTGCTGTTGTCCCGCCGGAGCAGCCCAAACAAAAGAGCATGTTCGATTTCATGTAA
- a CDS encoding TldD/PmbA family protein, which produces MNVLKDVLAKTVEYGQNLGAEYVEVRAQNLFKTSLTTKDGIVETAKDGTESGAGIRVLVGGAWGFVSLGNLEANLLHESVKEAVKLARAASLHVKSPVKLADIKAVEDTVVAKPKKNPKDVSMEQKIENTLKMDKAIFGYDNRIKSCTINYLDVTGTSYLVNSDGTCIQQDKLYVWSRVLASAREASVFASAREEIGSTAGYEVFDSQTPEKLGAMVAKRTVDQLKAKTPKGGTFPAVIGPNVVGVFIHEAMGHLAEADLTLSGSVLFDKVGKKIASDVVTVYDDGTVDGAFGSFKYDDEGVRAQKTALIQKGTLIGLMQSRETAHKLNMEPTGNARAEDFRVEPIIRMRNTYLATGDSSFEELIEDVDFGYYLKSFRGGQANLDGTFQVGIQEAYEIIKGEISAPVRSASISGNALETLRRVDAVGKDFELWPGRCGKGQTAFICDGGPHIRVGEITIGGGA; this is translated from the coding sequence TTGAATGTTTTGAAGGATGTTTTAGCGAAAACTGTTGAATACGGTCAAAACCTCGGAGCAGAATATGTTGAAGTTAGGGCACAAAACTTGTTCAAAACTAGCTTGACTACAAAAGACGGCATAGTTGAAACTGCAAAAGACGGAACCGAATCAGGAGCTGGAATCCGAGTGTTGGTGGGGGGCGCATGGGGGTTTGTGTCCCTTGGGAACCTTGAAGCTAACTTGTTACATGAATCTGTAAAAGAAGCAGTTAAGCTCGCAAGAGCAGCAAGTTTGCATGTTAAATCTCCTGTAAAGCTTGCTGACATAAAAGCAGTTGAAGATACTGTAGTTGCTAAACCAAAAAAGAACCCCAAAGACGTTTCCATGGAACAAAAAATTGAGAACACCCTAAAAATGGACAAGGCAATTTTTGGTTACGATAATCGAATAAAAAGTTGCACAATTAATTACTTGGACGTAACTGGAACCAGCTATTTAGTTAATAGTGACGGAACCTGCATCCAACAAGACAAACTGTATGTTTGGTCACGTGTTCTTGCATCTGCCCGTGAAGCCAGCGTTTTTGCCTCTGCACGAGAAGAAATTGGTTCAACTGCAGGCTACGAAGTTTTTGATTCACAAACCCCTGAAAAACTAGGAGCCATGGTTGCAAAGCGCACCGTAGACCAACTGAAAGCTAAAACTCCTAAAGGTGGAACTTTTCCAGCAGTTATTGGTCCAAACGTTGTAGGCGTTTTCATCCACGAAGCCATGGGACATCTCGCAGAAGCAGACTTGACTTTGTCGGGGTCAGTATTGTTTGACAAGGTTGGAAAAAAGATTGCATCCGATGTTGTAACAGTTTATGATGACGGGACTGTTGATGGCGCTTTTGGCTCTTTCAAGTATGATGATGAAGGAGTTCGGGCACAAAAAACTGCGTTGATACAAAAGGGAACATTAATTGGTCTTATGCAGAGCCGTGAAACTGCCCATAAACTGAACATGGAACCAACAGGTAATGCCCGGGCAGAAGACTTCAGGGTTGAGCCCATCATCAGGATGCGTAACACGTACCTTGCTACTGGAGACAGCAGTTTTGAGGAACTAATTGAAGATGTTGATTTTGGTTATTACCTGAAAAGTTTCCGGGGTGGTCAGGCGAACTTGGATGGAACCTTTCAGGTAGGAATCCAAGAAGCATACGAGATTATCAAAGGCGAAATTAGTGCCCCTGTTAGAAGCGCCTCGATTAGCGGTAACGCCCTTGAGACTCTTCGTAGGGTTGATGCCGTAGGTAAAGACTTTGAGTTATGGCCCGGCAGGTGCGGTAAAGGTCAAACGGCTTTCATTTGTGATGGCGGTCCTCACATACGCGTAGGAGAAATTACAATTGGTGGCGGAGCATAA
- a CDS encoding TldD/PmbA family protein yields the protein MQLIELGKKAVNFALKSGAQEAEAFLGFSSGTSINIERGQIVRSEKSVDQGLGVRAIYQKAVGFSYTNILTTKTVEETAIRAYNAAKASKPDPSWVSLPSPRKYYETKGTYDKKVEDMTSDQLVEMASTLLNAVTCYDKRVLAVDGGVATSVFSSVVVNSHGIEVSDLGTAVGCSMETIARDGTDVTPACFEMDTRRNFGIDPVKVGTEAARQAVFSLNAKKMTSGVFPVIFTQAAFRSLLYYTVINAIKGDFVLRERSAFKDMLGKQVASDLVTVYDDGLLEAGLLTRKFDGEGVASQKTPIIENGVLKNFLYDNYSANKAGLKSTGNAARSGGESYASTPVLEANNFVFLSGNQSSAQLIEQIQDGLIVYGVQGAHSSNPESGEFSVVATPAWKIENGTVTHALRDVMITGVFFDVIKNISGLGNNVRQLGQLVAPWIKVENVKAVGAL from the coding sequence TTGCAATTAATTGAGTTAGGCAAAAAAGCAGTAAATTTTGCCCTGAAAAGCGGAGCCCAAGAAGCCGAAGCCTTTCTTGGTTTTTCTTCAGGTACGTCCATAAACATTGAACGGGGTCAAATAGTTAGAAGCGAAAAAAGTGTCGACCAAGGCCTAGGGGTTCGGGCAATTTACCAAAAGGCAGTTGGTTTTTCTTACACAAACATTCTGACAACTAAAACAGTGGAAGAAACCGCAATTCGAGCCTACAACGCAGCAAAAGCCAGCAAACCTGACCCCAGTTGGGTTAGTCTTCCTAGTCCCCGAAAATATTATGAAACAAAAGGCACTTACGACAAAAAAGTGGAGGATATGACATCTGACCAGTTAGTAGAGATGGCATCTACGCTGTTAAATGCAGTCACCTGTTATGATAAACGGGTTTTAGCTGTTGATGGTGGGGTGGCAACATCTGTTTTTAGTTCTGTTGTGGTTAATTCTCATGGAATTGAAGTCTCAGACCTGGGGACCGCCGTTGGATGTTCCATGGAAACCATTGCCCGTGATGGGACAGATGTTACTCCCGCTTGTTTCGAGATGGATACTCGCAGAAACTTTGGCATTGACCCCGTAAAGGTTGGAACTGAAGCTGCTAGGCAGGCTGTTTTTTCTTTAAACGCAAAAAAGATGACATCTGGTGTGTTTCCTGTTATTTTTACTCAGGCGGCGTTTCGGTCGTTGTTGTATTATACGGTTATTAATGCAATTAAGGGGGATTTTGTTTTACGGGAACGATCTGCGTTTAAAGACATGCTTGGTAAACAGGTTGCTTCAGACCTTGTTACTGTTTATGATGATGGTCTATTGGAAGCTGGCTTGTTAACCCGAAAGTTTGACGGAGAAGGTGTTGCCTCCCAAAAAACACCTATAATCGAAAACGGTGTTCTGAAAAATTTCTTGTATGACAACTATTCTGCAAATAAAGCTGGACTAAAAAGTACAGGAAATGCCGCAAGGTCTGGAGGAGAATCTTATGCTTCTACCCCCGTTCTTGAGGCAAACAATTTTGTTTTCCTTTCTGGAAATCAAAGCTCCGCCCAACTGATTGAACAAATTCAGGACGGTTTGATAGTTTATGGTGTTCAAGGTGCTCACAGCAGCAACCCCGAAAGTGGCGAATTTTCTGTAGTGGCAACTCCGGCATGGAAAATTGAAAACGGCACAGTAACTCATGCCCTGCGTGATGTTATGATAACTGGGGTTTTCTTTGATGTGATAAAAAACATCTCTGGTCTTGGAAACAATGTTCGACAACTTGGGCAGCTTGTTGCACCTTGGATTAAAGTAGAAAACGTCAAAGCTGTAGGGGCGCTTTGA
- a CDS encoding DNA alkylation repair protein yields the protein MDPVNQVRKELQSKVDEKYKQGSGRFFKEDVKVYGVRVPEVRVIAKNFFKEIKDSQKTKIFGMCEELLKSGYIEEAFIAYFCSDCMKKRFEIEDFFVFEKWLNCYVSNWAECDTLCNHTMGSFIEKYPNYIENLKNWTKSNNRWMRRGAAVTLILPARKGKFLEDIFEIAESLLQDKDDLVQKGYGWLLKEASKKHQKQVFEYVLKNKDKMPRTALRYAIEKMPPQLRKQAMKK from the coding sequence ATGGATCCTGTGAATCAAGTAAGAAAAGAGTTGCAATCTAAAGTTGATGAAAAATATAAGCAGGGTTCTGGACGTTTTTTCAAAGAAGACGTAAAAGTTTATGGCGTAAGGGTTCCAGAAGTTAGAGTTATTGCAAAAAACTTTTTTAAGGAAATCAAAGACTCACAAAAAACTAAAATTTTTGGAATGTGTGAAGAACTACTAAAATCTGGTTACATCGAAGAAGCTTTTATTGCATATTTTTGTTCAGATTGCATGAAAAAACGCTTTGAAATTGAGGATTTTTTTGTTTTTGAAAAATGGCTTAACTGCTATGTTAGTAACTGGGCAGAATGCGACACACTATGCAACCACACAATGGGTTCATTTATCGAAAAATATCCAAATTACATTGAAAACCTCAAAAACTGGACCAAATCAAACAACCGATGGATGCGAAGAGGCGCAGCCGTTACTCTTATTTTGCCTGCCCGAAAAGGAAAATTTTTAGAAGATATTTTTGAAATCGCTGAAAGTTTACTGCAAGATAAGGATGATTTGGTGCAGAAAGGATATGGCTGGCTGCTAAAAGAAGCAAGCAAAAAACACCAAAAACAAGTGTTTGAATATGTGCTGAAAAACAAGGATAAAATGCCCCGAACCGCACTAAGATATGCTATCGAAAAAATGCCTCCTCAACTAAGAAAACAGGCAATGAAAAAATAG
- a CDS encoding DUF3795 domain-containing protein, producing MKDNFDAKLVSQCGINCGACVAFFGYTMAGKERLHPCRGCRTRKSLCAFIKKGCKRIAEKKPVDYCFDCSDFACENLAKIDYVYRTKYEMSLIENLKFIKEKGMDAFLENEKQKWTCPKCGGVICIHTKRCYRCNL from the coding sequence TTGAAAGATAACTTTGATGCAAAACTAGTTAGTCAATGTGGAATCAACTGTGGAGCTTGTGTTGCCTTTTTTGGGTATACAATGGCTGGAAAAGAGCGATTACACCCTTGTCGGGGTTGTCGAACACGAAAATCCTTGTGTGCTTTTATTAAAAAAGGATGCAAACGGATAGCAGAAAAAAAGCCAGTTGATTACTGTTTTGATTGCTCAGATTTTGCATGTGAGAACCTAGCAAAGATTGACTACGTTTATCGTACAAAGTACGAAATGAGTTTGATTGAAAACCTTAAGTTCATCAAGGAAAAGGGCATGGATGCATTTTTAGAAAATGAGAAACAAAAATGGACGTGTCCCAAATGTGGTGGAGTAATATGTATCCACACAAAACGATGCTACAGATGCAACCTGTGA
- a CDS encoding VOC family protein has product MKCPVYRSCVLLVEDVEKSKHFYNVVLGQKIVMDFGENVGFEGGLAIWMKDFALNLIFRDEAKKICVGSNNSEIYFETEDLDNLYERLMKQKVTAIHPVTEHPWGQRAFRVRDPDGHIVEFGESMETVVRRLNMKGLSLEEIAKKSLMPVEFIKMAINKQ; this is encoded by the coding sequence ATGAAGTGTCCAGTTTATCGTAGTTGTGTTTTACTAGTTGAAGATGTTGAGAAATCAAAGCATTTTTACAATGTCGTTCTTGGTCAAAAGATTGTAATGGATTTTGGAGAAAACGTTGGTTTTGAAGGTGGTTTAGCTATTTGGATGAAAGACTTTGCCTTAAATTTGATTTTTCGAGATGAAGCAAAGAAAATCTGTGTTGGGTCTAATAATTCTGAAATCTATTTTGAAACTGAAGACCTAGATAACTTGTATGAGCGGTTAATGAAACAAAAAGTAACGGCTATTCATCCAGTAACTGAACATCCATGGGGCCAAAGAGCCTTTAGAGTCAGAGACCCAGACGGTCACATAGTAGAGTTTGGGGAATCAATGGAAACTGTGGTTAGACGATTAAACATGAAAGGTTTGAGTCTAGAAGAAATTGCTAAAAAATCTTTGATGCCTGTAGAGTTCATTAAAATGGCTATAAACAAACAATGA
- a CDS encoding radical SAM protein: MRLQKSNGLEQGDIMKFSFINPGPNPEMPIEDVKKMVGAAPPLGMLYIATYLWENGIDISIIDEAPKGNSLKDTVDWVKKENPDILGFSTCSANGRKAALIAETVKKENPNISVVFGNFFATFNAERILKKYPAVDFIVRGEGEHTSLELAQCLKKNGDLKKVLGINFRNNGEIVSTPDRPLIKDINSLPFPDRTLLDIDYHNTTAGVVVAPKKFSNFVTSRGCVYKCRFCGCRRLARTLWRSRSVDNIMEEMHLLSSQGYKQFMFVDDNFTLNPKRVIKMCRRLKEEKVDVEFFAEGRVDHCPQEMLQEMYRANCKMIYFGIENGTQKVLDYYDKEITPQQAMDAVKRARTVGIDVIVASFIVGAPHETRQEIWNTLKFAQKLQVDIPQFNILATFPGTDIWEELKTQGLVDEEKHWETGVMVSDVCSDAVPAKEVEQMIHDAYQDFFIRPGYIVKQLTKFVTSSYRRNVLINNLKRADAVADGIKMVT; encoded by the coding sequence ATGCGTCTGCAGAAAAGTAACGGACTGGAACAAGGAGATATCATGAAATTTTCGTTCATCAATCCCGGACCAAATCCTGAGATGCCCATCGAAGATGTTAAAAAAATGGTAGGGGCAGCTCCACCTTTGGGCATGTTGTATATTGCAACTTACCTATGGGAAAACGGAATTGATATCTCAATAATAGACGAAGCCCCAAAAGGCAACTCACTAAAAGATACTGTAGACTGGGTAAAAAAAGAAAACCCCGACATTCTTGGTTTTTCTACTTGCAGCGCTAATGGGAGAAAAGCAGCACTTATTGCAGAAACTGTAAAAAAAGAAAACCCCAACATCTCAGTTGTTTTCGGTAACTTTTTTGCAACATTTAATGCAGAACGGATTTTGAAAAAATATCCTGCTGTGGACTTTATCGTTCGAGGTGAAGGAGAACATACCAGTCTTGAGTTGGCTCAATGTTTAAAAAAAAATGGTGACCTCAAGAAAGTTTTGGGAATTAACTTCAGAAATAACGGCGAAATAGTTTCAACACCTGACCGACCCCTAATCAAAGACATTAACTCATTACCGTTTCCAGACCGAACCCTGTTGGATATTGATTATCATAACACTACAGCGGGGGTAGTTGTTGCTCCTAAAAAATTCAGTAACTTTGTTACTTCTAGGGGCTGTGTTTACAAGTGCCGTTTTTGTGGGTGCAGGCGATTGGCGCGAACTCTTTGGCGGTCTAGGTCTGTGGACAACATAATGGAAGAGATGCACCTTTTGAGCAGCCAAGGTTACAAGCAGTTCATGTTTGTAGATGACAATTTTACTTTGAATCCAAAACGCGTCATCAAAATGTGCCGAAGATTAAAAGAAGAAAAAGTTGATGTTGAATTTTTTGCAGAAGGCAGGGTTGATCACTGTCCTCAAGAAATGTTGCAGGAAATGTATCGAGCCAACTGTAAGATGATTTATTTTGGCATCGAAAACGGCACCCAGAAAGTTTTAGATTATTATGATAAAGAAATCACGCCCCAACAGGCTATGGATGCAGTTAAGCGGGCAAGAACAGTTGGAATCGACGTTATTGTTGCTTCGTTTATTGTTGGGGCACCTCATGAAACAAGGCAAGAAATTTGGAACACTCTAAAGTTTGCCCAAAAACTGCAAGTAGACATCCCACAATTCAACATTTTAGCCACTTTCCCCGGAACGGACATCTGGGAAGAACTCAAAACCCAAGGTTTAGTGGATGAAGAAAAACACTGGGAAACAGGAGTAATGGTTTCTGATGTTTGTTCTGACGCGGTTCCCGCTAAAGAAGTTGAGCAAATGATTCATGACGCGTATCAGGATTTCTTTATTCGACCTGGTTATATTGTGAAGCAGTTGACCAAATTTGTTACAAGCTCGTACAGGCGAAATGTCTTGATTAATAACCTCAAACGTGCCGACGCAGTTGCAGACGGCATTAAAATGGTGACTTAA